One Glycine soja cultivar W05 chromosome 7, ASM419377v2, whole genome shotgun sequence genomic window, aaatttttatggtGGTATTTGTGCAATACTTGCTATTGCTGTTGCTTCACAACTGAGGATACTAACATGAATTTCTCTTCTGATTAGTGCCTTCGCGCTCAACTAATCTCACTTTTCTCTAACGTTTTCTTAAGGCACGCAGTTTTGATTTGGTATTCAATCGAACGAGGTGGGTCCTtctcaaatctcaatttaaTCTCACATGATGCAGACTACAAAACAAAATTCTCGGTTGTTTGGAGGATTAGATTTTAGTGAAGTCGATAGTACAATAATATGAAAGAATTGATTTTAAGAAAACCATTCATCTTAGTTTTTGAACGAGAGAAAGAGGATAAAGcgagtttggtttgatttttcttttccagTCAAAATCATAGGTGTAAGGGAATGGTTATGTGAATTtcagaaatattattattgttgactttaaataaattgatttaaaaaattttggttaaattaatcatttggtccctataattttacaatttttatctttttagtccttttaGTTTTAAAGTGATTTTTGTAGTCATcatttaaatctttttaatgtatatagtctgaaagtgatctttttagttcttatattttatattttaatttcattttagtccttattatgaattacaattaactacaaaaatattaacaagtaatccgtaaataatttattgtaagataatttgtaaataaaaaaatagttgataatttataactaatttgtaactaattatttttgtatatttttttgtaataatgattaaaaggtaattaaaatataaattataagaactaaaaaatcatttttaaactatacaaattaaaagagaattaaaatacaaactatcagaaataaaaaaaaaagtattttaaaattataaagattaaaagagaattaaaatgtaaactataaagattaaaaaaaatcatttttaaactataatGACTAAAACGAtaagaatcatgaaattattataaatatcaaatgaataatttaaccaaaaatttatttgtattttgaaattatattctataatttagttaaatacTGCAGTTGATTTTGACTAATAGGGTATCATCACTTGAGATATGATTGTGTTCGAAAATCTTATGGATCTAATGCTTAGAAACATTTTCATTCACTAGACAAATAAGCTTCATATGATTAGTATTACAAGAtagaatcaattttattttgaaagcaAACGTGATTTTCTTGACAAACCAAATAAGCACATAGTTTCTTATAAGAAGCAAGTAGTGAGTGTTCAGTTTAGTCAGTCTCTACTCTCTAGCGAGGAACCACAGTTGTTGTAGTTTCACAAAACTCCAAGAATAGTCAGAGTAATTTATCCATTCTTTTAAACCccactataaaatataaataaaatttattaaaaattaggaTCTTGTGATAAAGTCAGTCATCACGGAGAATCCATTTTTGGGTGGCATGATACTCATTATCGATAAAAACATGGTTGACAACAGGCTATACTGGTCAGAGTAGAGTAGCCATTGTTGAAAAACTAGTCTTAACTTTTTTTCCAAATTTAGAGCAAGAAGGTTATACCCACAACGGGTTGTGTTAATTCAACTTGTAATAATTTCTCAGCATTCTATTCTATTTGCTTTAATTTCATTCTCCAATTTTTGCTACACGCGACACCCTAAAAAATAGCGAATCAAATTGGTTAAATAAATTTACTATCTCCAAAATATAGATTTTTCAGCACAAATATAGCACAGCATCCCAAAGAAATCTCTACAAAAATAGCATGCGGCGTGCATGCACGAgcacacccccccccccccccccccccctgaATTCTTGATTTCGCAGCCATAGATATCATTGCACTAAATTCTCTCCATCTTATTCTCCCATCCCACATAACCAAagataaaatcattaaaaatatatcaaccCCAACAACCATGACAAAAGATATCGTTATCCCACAACTGCATGCAACATGAGCACTCAGTCACAACAACACAACAAAAGAGAATTCAagggagaagaagaggaagaggaagaggaagaagaagaaaaccatTTGTTACATTCAGAATGCGAGACAATACCATTTTCCTCACCCAACACATCACCCTCAGAGTGGGAACATggaaacaaagaagaagaagaagaagaagagaaggacaCGGTGTATGCAGCCAAGGACAAGGTGCAGATATTCGACCTGGAGTCTGCCGGTGGTGTAAGGGAAGGGTCCACAGCGGTGCCACCTTTTTCGTGGAGGAAGCTGTGGCTGTTCACCGGGCCGGGGCTGTTGATGAGCGTGGCGTTTTTGGACCCGGGGAACCTTGAAGGGGACCTTCAGGCTGGAGCCATTGCAGGGTACACGTTGCTTTGGTTGTTGATGTGGTCTACCATCATGGGGCTGGTGATACAGCTTCTGTCGGCAAGGCTTGGGGTGGCGACCGGGCGGCACCTGGCGGAGCTGTGCCGGGAGGAGTACTCCAATTGGGCCAGGTTGGTGCTGTGGATCTTGGCGGAGCTGGCTCTCATTGCTGCTGATATTCAAGAGGTTATTGGCAGTGCTATTGCTCTCAAGATTCTTAGCCATGGACTTCTCCCCATTTGGGCTGGTGTGATTATCACAGCCATGGATTGGTAAGCTTAACAAATTGAGCAATGTTATATATATCCTCTCACAAATCTCTCTACTACTTTAAAGTATTAAATGAAGAAGTAAATGTATTTAAGGCATATTTGGATAACCATTCTGAACGAACTTTTGAGTTTTGGGTGTTGAATGTACTTTTAGATAATGGTACTTTTTGTATATTCTATTCTGAACATACTTTTGAAAAGGGTGTAAGATTATCTAAacaatgttttgaaaataaaaaaggcatgTAATACTCATTAtacaaaggaaacaaaaaaattagtaagaAGATGTTGTACGAGCATctataattatttaaacaaattttgtaTAAGACTTGTATCAAGTTTTTTGTATTCTTATCATGGCAATTAAGTTCTCAAATCATACAATAACATAGGATTTCTTTCCTAAAATTCCACAACAAATTCTTAACGGGGGTTATTTAAAAGGTGGCCTAATGGACAAGGCTTCTATCTAGTAGGATCTGGAGAGGGTAGTTGTATGCAGTCTTAATTTCACAAGTGGAGAAACTGCTTTTAAGATTTAAATCTATAACCTGCATATCACAAGGTAGCAACCTTATTATTGTGCTGAGGTTCATCCTCCTTAATGAAGGTTGTTtgatgtttgaaaaaaaatccatatgtcaatatttaatttaagaatttGATAGCAAAAGTATAAAGAACTTGATCCATGTTTTGTCCTTATATGTCATTCAATTTGAGTTATGGATAGAAATAACTGTAGATTACCATGTTTTACTCGATGATAAGTatggtaaaataaataaaaatatgttctgGTTCACCATTTTTAATCCTGCTTTGTTGTCTCTGGTTGAACAGtttcttctttctatttctcGAGAACTACGGAGTGAGGAAGTTAGAAGGTGTATTCGCAGTTTTCATTGGAACTATGGGCTTTTCTTTTGCGTGGATGTTCTTCAATACAAATCCCAGTGAAGAAGAACTACTGATGGGTACAAATTTATCTAGTGAATTAGTTTGAGCACATTCATTTGATTGTAGGATGTAACAAACAGTTGCTAATTGTCATATTTCTTTCCATATTGGTGCTTCTTCAGGCCTTTTGATCCCAAGAGTTAATTCGAAAACACTTCGGCAGGCTGTGGAAATTGTGGGGTGTGTGATAACCCCCCACAATGTGTTCCTCCATTCTGCATTAGTACAGTCAAGGGACATTGATATCCGTAACAAAGGCCAGGTTCAAGAGGCTATAAACTACTACTCAATTGAGTCCTCGGTTGCACTTTTAGTCACATTGGTGATCAATCTATTTGTGATAACTGTTTTCGCTAGGGTGTTCTATGGTACAGAACAGGCCAAAGGCATAGGATTGGTAAATGCAGGGCAGTATCTTCAGGAGAGGTATGGAGGAGGGTTGTTTCCAATTCTCTATATATGGGGTATTGGTTTGTTAGCAGCTGGACAAAGTAGTACCATCACAGGCACATATGCAGGGCAGTTTATAACAGAGGGTTTTCTCAAGCTCAATATAAAGAAGTGGTTGAGGGCATTGATTACAAGAAGTTGTGCAATTGTTCCAACTATGATTTGTGCAATTGTTTTTAATACCTCAGAAGGTTCTTTGGATACCTTGAATGAATGGCTTAATGTGGTCCAAGCAATACAGATTCCTtttgcacttattccccttctTACTTTGGTGTCCAAAGAGGAGGTAATGGGGACCTTCAGAATAGGGCCTATAGTAGAGGTAAGCAAGCTCTCCATCTAAccctttagttatttttatccaaaattattaatactttttattaaCCAAGTGATCCATGATTAACTTAAATGCTCATAAAGATTTGTTTGTTTAAATTGCATATGTATTACTAGTACAAACATGCTAGGATGAATTCTTTCATTTAGTACATACTACAGTTTAGAAGTAATAAACTTGAGCTCTAAGAAACATTGACTGTGAGAAGGATAGAACATTATTTGATCATAGGCTGGCAGCAAATGATACAAGGTTATTCTTGTATGGCTATTAGCAAAAGGATAGATGCATGCATAGCCATTTGTTTATGCAGACATACATCTTGTACTTCACAGAGTAAAATGAAGCCTCAACTATGAAaaactcaaaaagaaaaatgtaaattaaactCCACTGTCTCGAGGTTTATAGAAAAGACAAAATTTTGATAAGCAAATAACTTCAATAACATGAAATTTAACTCgaataagaagaaagaagtattttaatatgttcatttttatttagacTATAAAGTAGTAATTTAAGCAGACTAACATAAATAATTTCTAATGATTTCGTATTGGTTTGGAAGTTCCAATGAAAAAATCTATTTGATATTCATCTATAACTGTCCATTTTATGATGCAGAGAGTAGCTTGGAGTGTGGCTGTGCTGGTAATATTGGTTTATGGATATATGTTATTAGATTTCTTCCTGGATGAAGTGGATGGACTGTTGTTTGGTTTTCTAGTCTTCCTTAGCGCTGCAGCATggatttcatttattatatatctGGTTCAACATAGTGGTGCCATTTCTTCAATCCTGGTGAGGTCCCCTAATTCCAAAGGCTTTTTCTCTCTTGCTGGTAACTAAGCTTccaaattcatttaattttttggggctaaagatgaaaagaatgaattatGTTGCCAATTTTGCAAGAGGGTCGTTGATATCGTTTtccaaaaggaagcattgtttcAACAGAACCGTCTCTGAAATGCAAGTCCATATAGTTGAAAGAAATTATACTACGGCAACTGAGAACTTACTCTTCATGCACAAGATGAAGGTATCACTATGGTGATATAAGAAACTTTTACTAATTAAGCTCTGCAAGAttcttttgtatagaaattagAATAAACTACTTGATTGTAAGTTGAAGCAActtatgtgacaccctctacccctcacatatatattaataaaggaataaaaattcaaatattaattagaagtatttttaaaacatttttaaatacaagcttttcaaatggataaaaggctcacattcactttcttctacatcatattcaaacttgtccaaataaataataaagtcatctcgactcaaagaaaatcatataagtctcatacaattaatatagaacctatatcctaatgtcacatcctatcagagcgtgatgttcccgtgtcctctagcatgaggttcttcatagtcatccacctattcatctgctcccccgaacacaagttcaagatcatcacaggatccaaacacaacaacacacagggagtgagttatcacattcctagctaatagagaaacaagataattaaatatacatattatataaatgagataccaattgcttaaacatagctcacgtaacttcaccacttcatcattcaaaattcacttttcaattatcaatcacattacacaagaatcccacacttcgatcaagatataataacacatcaattagcaagcatatgcaatagttatgctaagactcaatcctatatgcaatgtggtaccatgtcagtgaaaaaccaccctggggcgcttaggagtacataacaagacacaccacacaatgggtttgtcaggtcactctcactaagtaagatcatagggagaccagtcagggtcacgatgttttgcgagaatgctccaaccatatgagatcagcataggcttaaaggagcactcaaacccggtgacccccaaggcctacactccgaagagtccgtcagggcctctccctcctgattcaggtccaacccctaaaataatttttgcatgcagacactgctcatgaattatacaatacccacgaccttacactcgtgttttaaacacgttcaacacaatcgCACTATGATTTAACACTggctcctaaataggaaacctacattttctctttaacactgcgcatcaacgcttttctcaagataacactggtcgggttattgtacaattcatagcttacaacacaagtaatttcacatcaagtgttaactacacacttatccacaactagaactcattcacaatttcacttctcatagTGTGataatccaccatcacatgtttacacgtatctcacaaattaacacatgttcaactttacacttatactcaatctcaataacaatattataatctcaaagcaacatattcttctacaattcatcacatactcacaatttgaatcatcatttcatatcctcaatataacaatttatataaaacactatcacaacattaggactaaaaccccttaactaatattacacaattatatcaaaatcataggtcgaaatatacaaatatcaagagcacaatttatcaagcaattttcattaggacatcaatattttatttataaacataaaggaaaaattgcaatttaataaacatctcaaaataaaaccccaatttaatcctctaaggatccctacacatgttctcactaatccccaactgtgaataactcatcccttacctctgagcggactcacgtgtcttcagccagggaTATCAACATCTCTAGTGGTTCCCTGAAATTctttcagttattcctccgactgctccgatagaattcccaaacgtcagagagacggagaagagattgaaacctccacttatactgtcttcatgcgattcctttttctccctccaagaatattatctcgcaaatcccaacggtggaagcgtgcggaattgaatttcgaacaacatatccaaatttcacaataatccaacggttaacgaaactgggatcgtagttttaccaagaca contains:
- the LOC114419306 gene encoding metal transporter Nramp2-like, producing the protein MSTQSQQHNKREFKGEEEEEEEEEEENHLLHSECETIPFSSPNTSPSEWEHGNKEEEEEEEKDTVYAAKDKVQIFDLESAGGVREGSTAVPPFSWRKLWLFTGPGLLMSVAFLDPGNLEGDLQAGAIAGYTLLWLLMWSTIMGLVIQLLSARLGVATGRHLAELCREEYSNWARLVLWILAELALIAADIQEVIGSAIALKILSHGLLPIWAGVIITAMDCFFFLFLENYGVRKLEGVFAVFIGTMGFSFAWMFFNTNPSEEELLMGLLIPRVNSKTLRQAVEIVGCVITPHNVFLHSALVQSRDIDIRNKGQVQEAINYYSIESSVALLVTLVINLFVITVFARVFYGTEQAKGIGLVNAGQYLQERYGGGLFPILYIWGIGLLAAGQSSTITGTYAGQFITEGFLKLNIKKWLRALITRSCAIVPTMICAIVFNTSEGSLDTLNEWLNVVQAIQIPFALIPLLTLVSKEEVMGTFRIGPIVERVAWSVAVLVILVYGYMLLDFFLDEVDGLLFGFLVFLSAAAWISFIIYLVQHSGAISSILVRSPNSKGFFSLAGN